The region CGGCACACCCAGTACCGGCACCAGTGTTTTCGCCGCGATCATGCCCGGCAGATGCGCCGCGCCGCCGGCACCGGCAATAATCACCTGGTAACCGTTTTGTTCCGCACTTTCGGCGAAGCTAAACAGTTTATCCGGGGTGCGGTGTGCGGAGACGATTTCAACATGGTGCGGAACGTTCAGGGTATCGAGGATTTCTGCGGCGAATTGCATGGTGGCCCAGTCGCTTTTCGAGCCCATAACAATGGCGATGCGCGCCGGTTGGTTGCTTGAAGACATACGTCTCAAAACTCCTGTGGGTGTGCTTCAGACTACATAAGAGGGCACAGAGAATAGCATGTAAAACGGGCAAGGAAAACGGTTGCGTAGCGATGTTTCGCGCGTTTGACGCGTAATCACAAGCGTATTCAGAAAGGGAAATGAATCAGTTCGACATCGCTTTCGCTGACGCGCACCATCGAACCTTCGCTGTGCCATGCGCCCAAAACGGCACGGAAAGCGGGCGCGTTATTTGCGGTGAGTTCATGCACTGCTGGGCGATGGGTATGACCGTGGATCAACCACTGCACCTGGTGTTTTTCCATGGCTTCCACCACGGCGTGCTGGTTTACATCCATAATCGAAAGCGACTTGCTGCTGTTGGCGGCTTTACTGCCGGCGCGCATTTTCGCGGCGATACGTCGGCGAATAAACAGCGGCAGGGTGAGGAACAGCTTTTGCAGCCAGGGCTGGTGCACTTTGGCGCGAAAGGCCTGATAACCGGCATCATCGGTGCAGAGCGTATCGCCATGCATAATCAGCACGCTACGGCCATACAAATTGAGCACCTGTTCCTGAGGTAACAACTGCATACCGCAGGCTTGCGCGAAGCGTTGACCAAGCAGGAAATCACGGTTGCCGTGAATGAAATAGCAGGGGACACCGCTATCGACAACGGCTTTGATCGCCTGGGCTATTTGCTGATGTAGCGGGTTCGGATCGTCGTCGCCGATCCACGCTTCAAACAAATCGCCCAAAATGTAGAGCGCATCGGCTTCACGCGCTGTACCGGCCAGAAAACGCAGAAAACCGGCGGTGATCGCCGGTTCTTCTGTTTGCAGATGCAAATCTGCGATAAAGAGTGTCGCCACCAATTACTCGCTGACGTCCACGCTTTCAATCACCACATCTTCTTTCGGCACGTCCTGGTGCATGCCGCTGCGGCCGGTGGAAACGCCTTTGATCTTGTCAACAACGTCCATGCCTTCAACTACTTCGGCAAACACGCAGTAGCCCCAGCCCTGCATGCTTTCGCCGCTGAAGTTCAGGAAGTCGTTATCAGCCACGTTGATGAAGAACTGTGCGGTAGCGGAGTGCGGAGCCTGAGTACGCGCCATTGCCAGCGTACCACGGGTGTTTTTCAGACCGTTGTTGGCTTCGTTT is a window of Enterobacter sp. R4-368 DNA encoding:
- the purE gene encoding 5-(carboxyamino)imidazole ribonucleotide mutase: MSSSNQPARIAIVMGSKSDWATMQFAAEILDTLNVPHHVEIVSAHRTPDKLFSFAESAEQNGYQVIIAGAGGAAHLPGMIAAKTLVPVLGVPVQSAALSGVDSLYSIVQMPRGIPVGTLAIGKAGAANAALLAAQILAQHDAQLHQRLADWRKSQTDEVLDNPDPRGAA
- the lpxH gene encoding UDP-2,3-diacylglucosamine diphosphatase — encoded protein: MATLFIADLHLQTEEPAITAGFLRFLAGTAREADALYILGDLFEAWIGDDDPNPLHQQIAQAIKAVVDSGVPCYFIHGNRDFLLGQRFAQACGMQLLPQEQVLNLYGRSVLIMHGDTLCTDDAGYQAFRAKVHQPWLQKLFLTLPLFIRRRIAAKMRAGSKAANSSKSLSIMDVNQHAVVEAMEKHQVQWLIHGHTHRPAVHELTANNAPAFRAVLGAWHSEGSMVRVSESDVELIHFPF
- the ppiB gene encoding peptidylprolyl isomerase B, translating into MVTFHTNHGDIVIKTFDDKAPETVKNFLDYCREGFYNNTIFHRVINGFMIQGGGFEPGMNQKVTKDPIKNEANNGLKNTRGTLAMARTQAPHSATAQFFINVADNDFLNFSGESMQGWGYCVFAEVVEGMDVVDKIKGVSTGRSGMHQDVPKEDVVIESVDVSE